The Hoplias malabaricus isolate fHopMal1 chromosome 9, fHopMal1.hap1, whole genome shotgun sequence genome contains a region encoding:
- the pcdh7b gene encoding protocadherin-7b isoform X4, whose product MRTTGAVDCLCYCWLLLQLLSQPAAAKQVLRYRLAEEGPADVRVGNVAADLGIVAGSGEVTFTLESGSDYFKIDNITGDLSTNERRIDREKLQQCQMIFDENECFIDFEVSVIGPAQSWVDLFEGKVIILDINDNTPSFPSPVLTLSVEENRPIGTLYLLPTATDRDFGRNGIERYELIQDGAESSVRRLGASSADPHGGKRRFEDAQSRSSVFELQVADTTDGEKQPQLIIKGALDREQRDSYELTLRVRDGGDPPRSSQAILRVMITDVNDNSPRFEKSVYETDLPENSPPGAPILQLKAMDADVGVNGQIEYVFGAATESVRRLLRLDESTGWLSVLHRIDREEVSQLRFTVMARDRGQPPKTDKATMVINIKDENDNVPNIDIRKIGRIFLRDGVANVAEDVVVDTPIALVQVSDRDKGPNGVVTCTVVGDVPFQLKPASEIEGDMNKKKYFLHTSAPLDYEAVQEYNVVIVAVDSGSPSLSSNNSLLVKVGDMNDNPPIFTKSTVEVSFPENNAPGERVATVVALDADSGKNAEISYSLDSSVNGIFSIDSDSGDIRVNTILDREQTERYEFKVIAKDKGMPVLQGSATVVVLVADKNDNEPKFMQDVFTFYVKENLQPNSPVGMVTVMDSDKGQNAELSLYIEEEEDIFSIENNTGTIFSTVAFDREQKTTYSFRVKAVDGGDPPRSATATVSLFLMDENDNPPTVTFPINSSYTLLPPSSNVRTVVRTVIATDTDTGVNADLRYSIIGGNPFKLFEIDPATGVISLVSKLEQKHFGLHRLVVQVNDSGVPSQSTTTLVHVYVNETLSNSTIVDAQIAKSLGTPLNADIAGDPNYDLGKQRLSIAIGVVSGIMTVILIILVVVMARYCRPKNKNGYEAGKKDHEDFFTPQQHDKGKKPKKDKNKKKSKQPLYSSIVTVEASKPNGQRYDGVNEKLSDSPGMGRYRSVNGGPGSPDLARHYKSSSPLPTVQLHPQSPTAGKKHQAVQDLPPANTFVGTGDNISIGSDHCSEYSSQTINKYNKQTLGPCLT is encoded by the coding sequence ATGAGGACTACTGGCGCCGTGGACTGTTTGTGCTACTGCTGGCTCCTGCTGCAGCTGCTGAGTCAGCCCGCGGCGGCCAAGCAGGTGCTGCGCTACCGCCTGGCCGAGGAGGGTCCGGCGGATGTGCGCGTAGGCAACGTGGCCGCGGACCTGGGCATCGTTGCCGGTTCCGGAGAAGTGACGTTCACCCTGGAGTCGGGCTCCGACTACTTTAAGATCGACAACATCACCGGCGACCTGAGCACCAACGAGCGGCGCATCGACCGCGAGAAGCTGCAGCAGTGCCAGATGATCTTCGACGAGAACGAGTGCTTCATCGACTTCGAGGTGTCCGTGATCGGCCCCGCGCAGAGCTGGGTGGACCTGTTCGAGGGCAAAGTCATCATCCTGGACATCAACGACAACACGCCGTCCTTCCCCTCGCCCGTGCTCACCCTGTCCGTGGAGGAGAACCGACCAATCGGCACGCTGTATCTCCTGCCCACGGCCACGGACAGAGACTTCGGGCGCAACGGAATCGAAAGGTACGAGCTCATCCAGGACGGCGCGGAGAGCTCCGTGAGGCGCCTGGGGGCTTCCAGTGCGGACCCTCACGGCGGGAAAAGGAGATTCGAGGACGCGCAGAGCCGGAGCAGCGTGTTCGAGCTGCAAGTGGCCGACACTACAGACGGGGAGAAGCAGCCGCAGCTGATCATTAAAGGCGCGCTGGACCGCGAGCAGCGCGACTCCTACGAGTTGACGCTGCGCGTGCGGGACGGCGGCGACCCCCCTCGCTCCTCGCAGGCCATCCTGAGGGTCATGATCACGGACGTGAACGACAACAGCCCACGCTTTGAGAAAAGTGTGTATGAGACGGACCTGCCCGAGAACAGCCCCCCAGGAGCCCCCATCCTCCAGCTCAAGGCCATGGACGCCGACGTAGGGGTCAATGGCCAGATCGAGTATGTGTTCGGAGCAGCAACAGAATCCGTGCGCCGCCTCCTGCGTCTGGATGAAAGCACAGGCTGGCTGAGTGTCCTGCACAGGATAGACCGGGAGGAGGTGAGCCAGCTGAGGTTCACCGTGATGGCCAGGGATCGTGGGCAGCCCCCCAAGACCGACAAGGCCACCATGGTCATCAACATCAAAGATGAGAATGACAACGTTCCCAACATCGACATCCGGAAGATCGGACGCATATTTCTGAGAGATGGAGTGGCCAATGTGGCAGAGGATGTGGTGGTGGACACGCCCATCGCCCTGGTCCAAGTGTCAGATCGAGACAAGGGGCCGAACGGTGTGGTGACCTGCACGGTGGTTGGAGATGTTCCTTTCCAGCTGAAGCCAGCTAGTGAGATAGAAGGGGacatgaacaaaaagaagtaCTTCTTGCACACGTCGGCACCGCTCGATTATGAGGCTGTGCAGGAGTACAACGTGGTCATAGTGGCCGTAGATTCAGGTAGCCCCAGCCTGTCCAGTAACAACTCCCTCCTTGTAAAAGTGGGAGACATGAACGATAACCCACCCATCTTCACCAAGAGCACAGTGGAGGTCTCTTTCCCTGAGAACAATGCCCCAGGTGAGCGCGTCGCCACTGTAGTGGCCTTGGATGCAGACAGTGGCAAAAATGCAGAGATCTCCTACTCACTGGACTCCTCAGTGAACGGAATCTTTTCCATTGACTCCGACAGCGGTGACATTCGTGTCAACACCATACTTGACCGAGAACAAACCGAGCGCTACGAGTTCAAGGTTATCGCCAAAGACAAAGGCATGCCTGTATTACAGGGCTCAGCCACTGTGGTGGTGCTGGTGGCAGACAAGAATGACAACGAGCCAAAGTTCATGCAGGACGTTTTCACTTTCTATGTGAAGGAGAACCTGCAGCCCAACAGCCCTGTGGGCATGGTGACGGTGATGGACTCCGACAAGGGCCAGAACGCAGAGCTCAGCCTCTACattgaggaagaggaggatatATTCTCCATTGAGAACAACACAGGAACCATCTTCTCCACCGTGGCCTTTGACCGTGAGCAGAAGACCACCTACTCCTTCCGAGTCAAGGCTGTGGACGGCGGCGACCCGCCTCGATCGGCCACGGCGACTGTCTCCCTGTTTTTGATGGACGAAAACGATAACCCACCAACGGTCACTTTCCCCATCAACAGCTCCTACACCCTATTGCCTCCGTCCAGCAACGTCCGAACGGTCGTCCGCACGGTCATAGCCACAGATACGGACACGGGTGTTAATGCTGATCTCCGGTACAGCATCATTGGGGGAAACCCTTTCAAGTTGTTCGAGATCGATCCCGCCACTGGCGTCATATCCTTAGTAAGCAAGCTGGAGCAGAAACACTTCGGCCTTCATCGCCTGGTGGTTCAAGTCAATGACAGCGGGGTTCCCTCCCAGAGCACTACCACTTTAGTGCATGTCTATGTTAACGAAACCCTCTCCAACTCCACCATAGTGGATGCCCAGATTGCCAAGAGCCTTGGAACACCACTTAACGCAGATATCGCTGGAGACCCCAACTACGATTTGGGCAAGCAGCGCCTGAGCATCGCCATCGGAGTGGTGTCTGGCATCATGACGGTCATCCTCATCATCCTCGTCGTAGTCATGGCCCGTTACTGCAGGCCCAAAAACAAGAACGGCTATGAAGCTGGCAAGAAAGACCACGAGGACTTCTTCACCCCACAGCAACATGACAAGGGCAAGAAACCCAAGAAGGACAAGAACAAGAAGAAGTCCAAGCAGCCGCTGTACAGCAGTATCGTCACAGTCGAGGCCTCCAAGCCTAACGGACAGCGCTATGATGGTGTCAACGAGAAACTTTCAGACAGTCCTGGAATGGGCCGCTACCGATCTGTTAACGGCGGGCCTGGAAGTCCGGATCTTGCCCGCCACTACAAGTCCAGCTCACCCCTGCCTACAGTCCAGCTTCACCCACAGTCGCCCACGGCAGGCAAAAAGCACCAGGCCGTACAGGATCTGCCACCTGCCAACACCTTCGTGGGCACCGGGGATAACATTTCCATTGGATCTGACCACTGCTCTGAGTACAGTAGCCAAACCATCAACAAGTACAACAAACAG
- the pcdh7b gene encoding protocadherin-7b isoform X5, which produces MRTTGAVDCLCYCWLLLQLLSQPAAAKQVLRYRLAEEGPADVRVGNVAADLGIVAGSGEVTFTLESGSDYFKIDNITGDLSTNERRIDREKLQQCQMIFDENECFIDFEVSVIGPAQSWVDLFEGKVIILDINDNTPSFPSPVLTLSVEENRPIGTLYLLPTATDRDFGRNGIERYELIQDGAESSVRRLGASSADPHGGKRRFEDAQSRSSVFELQVADTTDGEKQPQLIIKGALDREQRDSYELTLRVRDGGDPPRSSQAILRVMITDVNDNSPRFEKSVYETDLPENSPPGAPILQLKAMDADVGVNGQIEYVFGAATESVRRLLRLDESTGWLSVLHRIDREEVSQLRFTVMARDRGQPPKTDKATMVINIKDENDNVPNIDIRKIGRIFLRDGVANVAEDVVVDTPIALVQVSDRDKGPNGVVTCTVVGDVPFQLKPASEIEGDMNKKKYFLHTSAPLDYEAVQEYNVVIVAVDSGSPSLSSNNSLLVKVGDMNDNPPIFTKSTVEVSFPENNAPGERVATVVALDADSGKNAEISYSLDSSVNGIFSIDSDSGDIRVNTILDREQTERYEFKVIAKDKGMPVLQGSATVVVLVADKNDNEPKFMQDVFTFYVKENLQPNSPVGMVTVMDSDKGQNAELSLYIEEEEDIFSIENNTGTIFSTVAFDREQKTTYSFRVKAVDGGDPPRSATATVSLFLMDENDNPPTVTFPINSSYTLLPPSSNVRTVVRTVIATDTDTGVNADLRYSIIGGNPFKLFEIDPATGVISLVSKLEQKHFGLHRLVVQVNDSGVPSQSTTTLVHVYVNETLSNSTIVDAQIAKSLGTPLNADIAGDPNYDLGKQRLSIAIGVVSGIMTVILIILVVVMARYCRPKNKNGYEAGKKDHEDFFTPQQHDKGKKPKKDKNKKKSKQPLYSSIVTVEASKPNGQRYDGVNEKLSDSPGMGRYRSVNGGPGSPDLARHYKSSSPLPTVQLHPQSPTAGKKHQAVQDLPPANTFVGTGDNISIGSDHCSEYSSQTINKYNKQLLQ; this is translated from the coding sequence ATGAGGACTACTGGCGCCGTGGACTGTTTGTGCTACTGCTGGCTCCTGCTGCAGCTGCTGAGTCAGCCCGCGGCGGCCAAGCAGGTGCTGCGCTACCGCCTGGCCGAGGAGGGTCCGGCGGATGTGCGCGTAGGCAACGTGGCCGCGGACCTGGGCATCGTTGCCGGTTCCGGAGAAGTGACGTTCACCCTGGAGTCGGGCTCCGACTACTTTAAGATCGACAACATCACCGGCGACCTGAGCACCAACGAGCGGCGCATCGACCGCGAGAAGCTGCAGCAGTGCCAGATGATCTTCGACGAGAACGAGTGCTTCATCGACTTCGAGGTGTCCGTGATCGGCCCCGCGCAGAGCTGGGTGGACCTGTTCGAGGGCAAAGTCATCATCCTGGACATCAACGACAACACGCCGTCCTTCCCCTCGCCCGTGCTCACCCTGTCCGTGGAGGAGAACCGACCAATCGGCACGCTGTATCTCCTGCCCACGGCCACGGACAGAGACTTCGGGCGCAACGGAATCGAAAGGTACGAGCTCATCCAGGACGGCGCGGAGAGCTCCGTGAGGCGCCTGGGGGCTTCCAGTGCGGACCCTCACGGCGGGAAAAGGAGATTCGAGGACGCGCAGAGCCGGAGCAGCGTGTTCGAGCTGCAAGTGGCCGACACTACAGACGGGGAGAAGCAGCCGCAGCTGATCATTAAAGGCGCGCTGGACCGCGAGCAGCGCGACTCCTACGAGTTGACGCTGCGCGTGCGGGACGGCGGCGACCCCCCTCGCTCCTCGCAGGCCATCCTGAGGGTCATGATCACGGACGTGAACGACAACAGCCCACGCTTTGAGAAAAGTGTGTATGAGACGGACCTGCCCGAGAACAGCCCCCCAGGAGCCCCCATCCTCCAGCTCAAGGCCATGGACGCCGACGTAGGGGTCAATGGCCAGATCGAGTATGTGTTCGGAGCAGCAACAGAATCCGTGCGCCGCCTCCTGCGTCTGGATGAAAGCACAGGCTGGCTGAGTGTCCTGCACAGGATAGACCGGGAGGAGGTGAGCCAGCTGAGGTTCACCGTGATGGCCAGGGATCGTGGGCAGCCCCCCAAGACCGACAAGGCCACCATGGTCATCAACATCAAAGATGAGAATGACAACGTTCCCAACATCGACATCCGGAAGATCGGACGCATATTTCTGAGAGATGGAGTGGCCAATGTGGCAGAGGATGTGGTGGTGGACACGCCCATCGCCCTGGTCCAAGTGTCAGATCGAGACAAGGGGCCGAACGGTGTGGTGACCTGCACGGTGGTTGGAGATGTTCCTTTCCAGCTGAAGCCAGCTAGTGAGATAGAAGGGGacatgaacaaaaagaagtaCTTCTTGCACACGTCGGCACCGCTCGATTATGAGGCTGTGCAGGAGTACAACGTGGTCATAGTGGCCGTAGATTCAGGTAGCCCCAGCCTGTCCAGTAACAACTCCCTCCTTGTAAAAGTGGGAGACATGAACGATAACCCACCCATCTTCACCAAGAGCACAGTGGAGGTCTCTTTCCCTGAGAACAATGCCCCAGGTGAGCGCGTCGCCACTGTAGTGGCCTTGGATGCAGACAGTGGCAAAAATGCAGAGATCTCCTACTCACTGGACTCCTCAGTGAACGGAATCTTTTCCATTGACTCCGACAGCGGTGACATTCGTGTCAACACCATACTTGACCGAGAACAAACCGAGCGCTACGAGTTCAAGGTTATCGCCAAAGACAAAGGCATGCCTGTATTACAGGGCTCAGCCACTGTGGTGGTGCTGGTGGCAGACAAGAATGACAACGAGCCAAAGTTCATGCAGGACGTTTTCACTTTCTATGTGAAGGAGAACCTGCAGCCCAACAGCCCTGTGGGCATGGTGACGGTGATGGACTCCGACAAGGGCCAGAACGCAGAGCTCAGCCTCTACattgaggaagaggaggatatATTCTCCATTGAGAACAACACAGGAACCATCTTCTCCACCGTGGCCTTTGACCGTGAGCAGAAGACCACCTACTCCTTCCGAGTCAAGGCTGTGGACGGCGGCGACCCGCCTCGATCGGCCACGGCGACTGTCTCCCTGTTTTTGATGGACGAAAACGATAACCCACCAACGGTCACTTTCCCCATCAACAGCTCCTACACCCTATTGCCTCCGTCCAGCAACGTCCGAACGGTCGTCCGCACGGTCATAGCCACAGATACGGACACGGGTGTTAATGCTGATCTCCGGTACAGCATCATTGGGGGAAACCCTTTCAAGTTGTTCGAGATCGATCCCGCCACTGGCGTCATATCCTTAGTAAGCAAGCTGGAGCAGAAACACTTCGGCCTTCATCGCCTGGTGGTTCAAGTCAATGACAGCGGGGTTCCCTCCCAGAGCACTACCACTTTAGTGCATGTCTATGTTAACGAAACCCTCTCCAACTCCACCATAGTGGATGCCCAGATTGCCAAGAGCCTTGGAACACCACTTAACGCAGATATCGCTGGAGACCCCAACTACGATTTGGGCAAGCAGCGCCTGAGCATCGCCATCGGAGTGGTGTCTGGCATCATGACGGTCATCCTCATCATCCTCGTCGTAGTCATGGCCCGTTACTGCAGGCCCAAAAACAAGAACGGCTATGAAGCTGGCAAGAAAGACCACGAGGACTTCTTCACCCCACAGCAACATGACAAGGGCAAGAAACCCAAGAAGGACAAGAACAAGAAGAAGTCCAAGCAGCCGCTGTACAGCAGTATCGTCACAGTCGAGGCCTCCAAGCCTAACGGACAGCGCTATGATGGTGTCAACGAGAAACTTTCAGACAGTCCTGGAATGGGCCGCTACCGATCTGTTAACGGCGGGCCTGGAAGTCCGGATCTTGCCCGCCACTACAAGTCCAGCTCACCCCTGCCTACAGTCCAGCTTCACCCACAGTCGCCCACGGCAGGCAAAAAGCACCAGGCCGTACAGGATCTGCCACCTGCCAACACCTTCGTGGGCACCGGGGATAACATTTCCATTGGATCTGACCACTGCTCTGAGTACAGTAGCCAAACCATCAACAAGTACAACAAACAG
- the pcdh7b gene encoding protocadherin-7b isoform X3, with translation MRTTGAVDCLCYCWLLLQLLSQPAAAKQVLRYRLAEEGPADVRVGNVAADLGIVAGSGEVTFTLESGSDYFKIDNITGDLSTNERRIDREKLQQCQMIFDENECFIDFEVSVIGPAQSWVDLFEGKVIILDINDNTPSFPSPVLTLSVEENRPIGTLYLLPTATDRDFGRNGIERYELIQDGAESSVRRLGASSADPHGGKRRFEDAQSRSSVFELQVADTTDGEKQPQLIIKGALDREQRDSYELTLRVRDGGDPPRSSQAILRVMITDVNDNSPRFEKSVYETDLPENSPPGAPILQLKAMDADVGVNGQIEYVFGAATESVRRLLRLDESTGWLSVLHRIDREEVSQLRFTVMARDRGQPPKTDKATMVINIKDENDNVPNIDIRKIGRIFLRDGVANVAEDVVVDTPIALVQVSDRDKGPNGVVTCTVVGDVPFQLKPASEIEGDMNKKKYFLHTSAPLDYEAVQEYNVVIVAVDSGSPSLSSNNSLLVKVGDMNDNPPIFTKSTVEVSFPENNAPGERVATVVALDADSGKNAEISYSLDSSVNGIFSIDSDSGDIRVNTILDREQTERYEFKVIAKDKGMPVLQGSATVVVLVADKNDNEPKFMQDVFTFYVKENLQPNSPVGMVTVMDSDKGQNAELSLYIEEEEDIFSIENNTGTIFSTVAFDREQKTTYSFRVKAVDGGDPPRSATATVSLFLMDENDNPPTVTFPINSSYTLLPPSSNVRTVVRTVIATDTDTGVNADLRYSIIGGNPFKLFEIDPATGVISLVSKLEQKHFGLHRLVVQVNDSGVPSQSTTTLVHVYVNETLSNSTIVDAQIAKSLGTPLNADIAGDPNYDLGKQRLSIAIGVVSGIMTVILIILVVVMARYCRPKNKNGYEAGKKDHEDFFTPQQHDKGKKPKKDKNKKKSKQPLYSSIVTVEASKPNGQRYDGVNEKLSDSPGMGRYRSVNGGPGSPDLARHYKSSSPLPTVQLHPQSPTAGKKHQAVQDLPPANTFVGTGDNISIGSDHCSEYSSQTINKYNKQPFRRVTFSVVSQPQDPHQGSLQSCYDSGLDESETPSSKSSTGPRLGALPLPEDAYERTTPDGSVGEAEHMENGEKEQ, from the coding sequence ATGAGGACTACTGGCGCCGTGGACTGTTTGTGCTACTGCTGGCTCCTGCTGCAGCTGCTGAGTCAGCCCGCGGCGGCCAAGCAGGTGCTGCGCTACCGCCTGGCCGAGGAGGGTCCGGCGGATGTGCGCGTAGGCAACGTGGCCGCGGACCTGGGCATCGTTGCCGGTTCCGGAGAAGTGACGTTCACCCTGGAGTCGGGCTCCGACTACTTTAAGATCGACAACATCACCGGCGACCTGAGCACCAACGAGCGGCGCATCGACCGCGAGAAGCTGCAGCAGTGCCAGATGATCTTCGACGAGAACGAGTGCTTCATCGACTTCGAGGTGTCCGTGATCGGCCCCGCGCAGAGCTGGGTGGACCTGTTCGAGGGCAAAGTCATCATCCTGGACATCAACGACAACACGCCGTCCTTCCCCTCGCCCGTGCTCACCCTGTCCGTGGAGGAGAACCGACCAATCGGCACGCTGTATCTCCTGCCCACGGCCACGGACAGAGACTTCGGGCGCAACGGAATCGAAAGGTACGAGCTCATCCAGGACGGCGCGGAGAGCTCCGTGAGGCGCCTGGGGGCTTCCAGTGCGGACCCTCACGGCGGGAAAAGGAGATTCGAGGACGCGCAGAGCCGGAGCAGCGTGTTCGAGCTGCAAGTGGCCGACACTACAGACGGGGAGAAGCAGCCGCAGCTGATCATTAAAGGCGCGCTGGACCGCGAGCAGCGCGACTCCTACGAGTTGACGCTGCGCGTGCGGGACGGCGGCGACCCCCCTCGCTCCTCGCAGGCCATCCTGAGGGTCATGATCACGGACGTGAACGACAACAGCCCACGCTTTGAGAAAAGTGTGTATGAGACGGACCTGCCCGAGAACAGCCCCCCAGGAGCCCCCATCCTCCAGCTCAAGGCCATGGACGCCGACGTAGGGGTCAATGGCCAGATCGAGTATGTGTTCGGAGCAGCAACAGAATCCGTGCGCCGCCTCCTGCGTCTGGATGAAAGCACAGGCTGGCTGAGTGTCCTGCACAGGATAGACCGGGAGGAGGTGAGCCAGCTGAGGTTCACCGTGATGGCCAGGGATCGTGGGCAGCCCCCCAAGACCGACAAGGCCACCATGGTCATCAACATCAAAGATGAGAATGACAACGTTCCCAACATCGACATCCGGAAGATCGGACGCATATTTCTGAGAGATGGAGTGGCCAATGTGGCAGAGGATGTGGTGGTGGACACGCCCATCGCCCTGGTCCAAGTGTCAGATCGAGACAAGGGGCCGAACGGTGTGGTGACCTGCACGGTGGTTGGAGATGTTCCTTTCCAGCTGAAGCCAGCTAGTGAGATAGAAGGGGacatgaacaaaaagaagtaCTTCTTGCACACGTCGGCACCGCTCGATTATGAGGCTGTGCAGGAGTACAACGTGGTCATAGTGGCCGTAGATTCAGGTAGCCCCAGCCTGTCCAGTAACAACTCCCTCCTTGTAAAAGTGGGAGACATGAACGATAACCCACCCATCTTCACCAAGAGCACAGTGGAGGTCTCTTTCCCTGAGAACAATGCCCCAGGTGAGCGCGTCGCCACTGTAGTGGCCTTGGATGCAGACAGTGGCAAAAATGCAGAGATCTCCTACTCACTGGACTCCTCAGTGAACGGAATCTTTTCCATTGACTCCGACAGCGGTGACATTCGTGTCAACACCATACTTGACCGAGAACAAACCGAGCGCTACGAGTTCAAGGTTATCGCCAAAGACAAAGGCATGCCTGTATTACAGGGCTCAGCCACTGTGGTGGTGCTGGTGGCAGACAAGAATGACAACGAGCCAAAGTTCATGCAGGACGTTTTCACTTTCTATGTGAAGGAGAACCTGCAGCCCAACAGCCCTGTGGGCATGGTGACGGTGATGGACTCCGACAAGGGCCAGAACGCAGAGCTCAGCCTCTACattgaggaagaggaggatatATTCTCCATTGAGAACAACACAGGAACCATCTTCTCCACCGTGGCCTTTGACCGTGAGCAGAAGACCACCTACTCCTTCCGAGTCAAGGCTGTGGACGGCGGCGACCCGCCTCGATCGGCCACGGCGACTGTCTCCCTGTTTTTGATGGACGAAAACGATAACCCACCAACGGTCACTTTCCCCATCAACAGCTCCTACACCCTATTGCCTCCGTCCAGCAACGTCCGAACGGTCGTCCGCACGGTCATAGCCACAGATACGGACACGGGTGTTAATGCTGATCTCCGGTACAGCATCATTGGGGGAAACCCTTTCAAGTTGTTCGAGATCGATCCCGCCACTGGCGTCATATCCTTAGTAAGCAAGCTGGAGCAGAAACACTTCGGCCTTCATCGCCTGGTGGTTCAAGTCAATGACAGCGGGGTTCCCTCCCAGAGCACTACCACTTTAGTGCATGTCTATGTTAACGAAACCCTCTCCAACTCCACCATAGTGGATGCCCAGATTGCCAAGAGCCTTGGAACACCACTTAACGCAGATATCGCTGGAGACCCCAACTACGATTTGGGCAAGCAGCGCCTGAGCATCGCCATCGGAGTGGTGTCTGGCATCATGACGGTCATCCTCATCATCCTCGTCGTAGTCATGGCCCGTTACTGCAGGCCCAAAAACAAGAACGGCTATGAAGCTGGCAAGAAAGACCACGAGGACTTCTTCACCCCACAGCAACATGACAAGGGCAAGAAACCCAAGAAGGACAAGAACAAGAAGAAGTCCAAGCAGCCGCTGTACAGCAGTATCGTCACAGTCGAGGCCTCCAAGCCTAACGGACAGCGCTATGATGGTGTCAACGAGAAACTTTCAGACAGTCCTGGAATGGGCCGCTACCGATCTGTTAACGGCGGGCCTGGAAGTCCGGATCTTGCCCGCCACTACAAGTCCAGCTCACCCCTGCCTACAGTCCAGCTTCACCCACAGTCGCCCACGGCAGGCAAAAAGCACCAGGCCGTACAGGATCTGCCACCTGCCAACACCTTCGTGGGCACCGGGGATAACATTTCCATTGGATCTGACCACTGCTCTGAGTACAGTAGCCAAACCATCAACAAGTACAACAAACAG